GTGCAATTGGTAATCTTTCACGGTTTTAGAGAATGGCGTATccaattcagttttaaaatatgtcacttTAGTTTTATATGGAAAATATATTAGAATGGAACAAGAGTAGGAGCAAGGAGAGTGTGTAGAATATTATCGTATTAATCCAGTCGAGAGATACTAGAGATTTACACTAGGATATTAACactaaagagaaagagggaaaaaaacagatttgaggatatattttgaagaaggATTGGCATGTGTTAATAATGAAGGGGTAGAAGAAGAAgaattgaaataaattatttgaaattttctgaCCCAAgcacagagaaacaaaagcatcAAGCTTTCAGGACTGGAAAATTGAAAATTTACCTGTGAGTTTcatcaaacattcaaagaatgaaaaattgtAATCTTATAAGAACTCTTGAAGAgcctaggaagaaaataaatcttcatttttggccagttaatttttaaattcttgaaaTACATCCAGCTAGAGTTGTTAAGAGGCACTTGGATGTATAAGTCTAAAGCTCAGAAGAGAGTTCTGGTTTGGAGATATAAATTCAAGAATTGTTGGCATAGGTAGGGATGAAATTTAAATCCATAGGAATAACTCTGAGCATCTAGGAAGACAGTGCTACAAGACAAAGAAGACTGATAAAGACCAATTAGAGAGATAAGGAGAAAATTAAGAGACACTGATAACATAGAATCTAAgagacaaacttttttttaagaggaattGGTTAAGTGTATCAAGAGttcaagaaagaggaaagacaaGAAGAGTCTAATGTATTTGGCAGTGTGGAGGTCATTAATGACCTTGGTAAAATATTGGTTGAAAGGTCGAAGCCAAAGCCAGATTGAAATGGGTTGAAAACTGAATAGGAAGTGAAGAACAAGAGATAGATTGTGCCATTAATCATGTTGAGAAGTTTGACtggaaaagagaacagagaaatagACTGCTAGCTAGCTGGAAATGTGTGACCAAGGAAATGTGTATGCTTAATTTTAAGAATGGAGATACTAAAGTATTCTTAAATTCAGAAAGCACTgttcaagtaaaaaataaaatcataaagatgtaggaaatagaagaaaacataaagaaataaagccTTTGAGAAAGTAAGAGGAGATGGGATTCATTGCATGTGTGATGATGAGAAGATTATTCAAGGTCAGGACAAAGGTACATAGAACTTTTATGATATCAACAGTGAAATGGAAGAAGGACCTTGGTCGAAAGTCAATGGTGGGTGGGACTAGCTATCTGTCCCTTCCAGAAGATGGTTCTCTTAATGGACTTAATGAGTCCCTTGTTATGAAGACTGTAGGTAATTGGGTTGACCAGTGGTGTTAGTACACAGTAGACTACAGCAAGTGTCCAATCAAGGGTCAGTGATTAGCTCTTCTTTAGTCGCATATACATGAAGATGATGATCCCAAAGAATATGAGGACCACAATAAGATGTGAGGCACATGTAGAAAAGGACTTCTTTCTTCCTGCTGTTGTTTTTATCTTCAATATAGCCCCAATGATTCTTCCATAAGACACCATAATAAAGAGGAAAGTGATAAGGATGATGAAGGCATTGATGGCAAATCCACCAGGACATTATTGGATGTGTCCTCGCAGGCCAGGTTCAGAAGAGGTGGAAAGTTACAGAAGAAGTGTTGGATTTCACTGTAGCCACAGAAATGGAACTGGGAGACCAGGATGACTTCAGAATTGGAACACAGAAATCCACAAGTCCAACAACCAGCAGACATCTTGGCACAGAGTGTGGGGGTCATAATTGCAGGATAGTGGAGGGGCCGGCAGATGACCAGGGATCGGTCACAGGCCACTGCTGTAAGAAGGTAGCATTCAGAGGCCCCTAGGGAGTGGAAGAAGTAAGTCTGAAGGAGGTATCCTGAAAAAGAAATGGTCTTCTTATCACTGAGAAGATTAGCTAGCATCTTGAGGATGGTGGTGATTGTATACCATAGCTCCAAGAAGGCGAGAACACTGACAAAGTGGTACATAGGTGTGTGTGTAGGGCTGCATCCAATCGTATGACTAAAAAGATGGCCATGTTGCCACTGATAGTGAACAGGTATGCCAAAGCAGCAGGACAAAAAGCCAGCCCCTGACATGTGTCACTTTGGGGAAACCAAGGAGCACAAGTTCAGCCAGGCTTGAATGGTTGTGTGGGCTCCATGGGAGGCtgaggtggggaaggaaaggagaaaaagctaGATTGAGGTGACTGCAAAATCCAACTCAGAACTTTCTCTttactgttttgctttttttatttaaaggagAAATTTAATTACTACTACCACAGTTACTACTATTTATACTACCCTAAAAATAGTAATCGCTAACTCTTATTAGCACTCACTGTGCATCGAGCATTTTACAAGTGTTTTGCATTcaatatttacttaattttcacaCATCCAATGAGATAAGTACCATTGTTATACTTATCTTGCAGATGATAAAATTTAGGAATAGAGAGAATAGTGAGGTTTCATATAGATACCAGGTCACAGAAACAGAAGTTGACTTTATGCACTCTAATTCCATGGTATTTACCTCTATACTATGTGACCCTCCCCTAACATTCTATTCATAGTTTTTCCTTCAGTCAGGTCTCAAAGGATGAATTTTGTCCATGAGATTAATGCAGTGGCAAGCCTTTTCTAATTGTTCAGTTCACCTATCTAAACCTTATTGGATACACATGTGTCAGGGATAAGGAGTACAGAATTAACCAAAGTATAATCTCTGCAACCAGACACTTGCACCCTCCTGGGGAAGCCAACAAAGCAGTCATCTTGATATAGCCTGTGAAGTACAGAGCACTACAGAGTGCTAATGGAGGGGCCCATTTCTCAGACGAGGATGACTGAGAAAGGCTCCTCAGAAGAGGAAGGCTTTGAGCAGAATTTTCAGTAAGAGTAAGAGTTACATGAAAGGGGAAAAGAACCATTTTAGACAAAAAGCACATGTGCAGGCACTGAGCGGGAAGCAGCCTTAGTTAAGGAAATGTATGCTCCCTTTATGGTAAGGCGACTGGGAAAGCTCACCCAATGATTTGAGACCTTACCCCAAAAGGTGGGGGGAGCCACTAAAGAACGTTAGATAGATGAATGATGTAATCATATGTAGATTTTTAAAGCTTCACTGATATTTAACTATTCTAACCTCAAGCTCAGAGATGAAGGTGTGAATTTGCCTTGTCGTTATTGCTGATGGAAAGATGAGTAGGGTGTTAACACATAGGGTGAGAGAATGCAGACTAAAAAATGAACACAATAAAGTGGCAATTAGCATAAATCCtgcattttcagaaaaacaactatAGGTGAGAAATACATAGCTGGCTTGGTGATATTTCATAGGAAAAACTATTAGACATTCTAACTGTTCTCAAGCACAGAGTGAAGCAggtgcaaaaagaaaagaaagaaaaaggaaaagaaaccatcacaactaaaagaacacaaacaatgtgactttaaatgcataaaaatgtTAACCAATGTCAGTCACACCATATCCTGTGTAGCTCACACTGCATTTGGTGAGGGCTGTCTAAATTCTAGCCACCGAACTGACAAACTGCAGTCTCTTGCTTCTTTTGGTAATCCTAACATTTGTCTTAACACATTAAAGGTATTCAATACAAACTAATTGTTTAATCAAACTAATTAATTTAACAATTGTTTAAAAGTTAGTAGACACCCCCCAATACTTTCCCTTCAACTCATACCACGTACCTAAATCAAAACATTGCTCCCAAACCCAAGTGTGCTGCAGTGGAAATTAACTTCTGggcttgatatttttaaatgctaaactAATTCAAAGCAATTAGTGTTTAAGGCATTCTACTTGAATCTCTTCTATGCTAAAGGAACTGTATATTTACCTCTCTAATTACAGGGGACAAATACGCCAAAACAGAAATCTTTGCTTGATCACAATCTGGCACCTTTGCTCCTCCTAACCATTTGCTTCTGGTTGACCTCTCATCCTCTTTTCTCCATCTGGTAACTGCTTCTCATCCTTCAAAATGAGGTCAAATGTTAGCTCTTTAGTGAAGCCTCTCCTGAATCCCCCAGAAAATGTTACTTATTCCTTCTTCTATGTCCTCATATTGTTTACAGTGTCCACTTAACATATTGTAACAATATTACCTCCATAATGAGTCTGTATTCCCCATAAATTGGTAAGATCTTTGAGAGTACATGTAGTACATTATTAATTCTTGTATATCCCCCACCAATGCCTAGAAAAATGAGCATAGAACTGTGAACTCAATGTTTCTTGAATATACTTAAATTTTTGTAGactaaatttatgtttttcaattACATCTGAACACACCCTTCTTGTCCTCTAGGCATCTCAGGCTTAATACATCTAAACTTAGCATCTCAAATTTTGTCTTGCCTCCTTTCCCCTAATCCTGTTGAAAAAGTCTTCATTACTTTCACCCACCCAGAAAAATTAaatctaagaaatattttgatCATCTTTTGGGTATAGTAAGTTTATTGATGATGTTTTATCTTTCTACAAATTAGCTTTTTGAAGCTAACTGTATGTGTAGGTTGAGTAAATTCTTACAGACATGGAATAATTTCAGGAGCATTTTGAAGACCTCTAGATCTTACACTGCTACATCACCAAGTGTCTTTAACCCCCGCTCCTCCACCCCACAGTTGGAGAGCCTATGTACAGCCCTCTCTAGGTGAAACCTTTTCAAATACAGCTGCTCCTAAGATGATATAATATCTCATTAGACCTTCTTAGTACAGTTCCTATGTCATGAATGATACTCTAAGAAACCTCTACTCTCTGCCATCCATGCCGGATATAGCCAGTCTATGGCAGTACATAGGGAA
Above is a window of Balaenoptera acutorostrata chromosome 1, mBalAcu1.1, whole genome shotgun sequence DNA encoding:
- the LOC102998948 gene encoding LOW QUALITY PROTEIN: olfactory receptor 6N2 (The sequence of the model RefSeq protein was modified relative to this genomic sequence to represent the inferred CDS: inserted 2 bases in 2 codons; deleted 2 bases in 1 codon; substituted 1 base at 1 genomic stop codon) gives rise to the protein MLDAHLPWSPHNHSSLAELVLLGFPKVTHVRGWLFVLLLXAYLFTISGNMAIFLVIRLDAALHTPMYHFVSVLAFLELWYTITTILKMLANLLSDKKTISFSGYLLQTYFFHSLGASECYLLTAVACDRSLVICRPLHYPAIMTPTLCAKMSAGCWTCGFLCSNSEVILVSQFHFCGYSEIQHFFCNFPPLLNLACEDTSNNVLVDLXINAFIILITFLFIMVSYGRIIGAILKIKTTAGRKKSFSTCASHLIVVLIFFGIIIFMYMRLKKSXSLTLDWTLAVVYCVLTPLVNPITYSLHNKGLIKSIKRTIFWKGQIASPTHH